The following are from one region of the Erwinia billingiae Eb661 genome:
- a CDS encoding YciK family oxidoreductase, translating to MYYQPKDNLLTGRIILVTGASDGIGREAAVTYARYGAEVVLLGRNAEKLQAVADDIAATGKPAPQWFILDLEQASPARCQQLAAEVAQHVPRLDGVLHNAGLLGDIVSMEKQDPQVWQQVMRVNIDATFFLTQALLPLLLKSSCASLVFTTSSVGRQGRAGWGAYSVSKFATEGMMQVLADEYDSKHLRVNCINPGGTRTKMRASAFPEEDANKLKTPADIMPLYLFLMGDDSKRKTGISYDAQPGRKPGAAE from the coding sequence GTGTACTATCAACCTAAAGACAACCTGCTCACTGGCCGAATCATTCTGGTCACCGGAGCCAGCGATGGAATTGGCCGCGAGGCCGCCGTGACCTATGCACGTTATGGTGCTGAGGTCGTCCTGCTGGGCCGTAATGCAGAGAAACTGCAGGCCGTGGCCGATGACATTGCGGCGACCGGTAAACCGGCGCCGCAGTGGTTTATTCTGGATTTAGAGCAGGCTTCTCCCGCGCGTTGCCAGCAGTTGGCCGCAGAGGTGGCGCAACATGTGCCGCGCCTCGATGGTGTGCTGCACAATGCCGGCCTGCTGGGCGATATTGTGTCCATGGAAAAGCAGGATCCTCAGGTCTGGCAGCAGGTGATGCGCGTCAACATTGATGCCACTTTCTTTCTGACCCAGGCGCTGCTGCCGTTGCTGCTTAAATCCTCTTGCGCCTCGCTGGTGTTTACCACGTCCAGCGTGGGACGCCAGGGCCGCGCCGGTTGGGGAGCTTACTCCGTGTCGAAATTCGCCACTGAAGGCATGATGCAGGTGCTGGCTGACGAATATGACAGCAAACATTTGCGGGTTAACTGCATCAATCCTGGCGGCACGCGCACCAAAATGCGCGCCAGTGCCTTCCCGGAAGAAGATGCCAACAAGCTGAAAACGCCGGCTGATATCATGCCGCTGTATCTGTTCTTGATGGGCGATGACAGCAAGCGTAAAACCGGGATCAGCTACGATGCTCAACCCGGACGTAAACCCGGAGCGGCTGAATAA
- a CDS encoding L-threonylcarbamoyladenylate synthase produces MSQFFYIHPENPQPRLIKQAVELLNKGSVIVYPTDSGYALGCKLEDKSAMERICKIRKLDGNHNFTLVCRDLSELSTYAHVDNTAFRLIKNNTPGNYTFILKATKEVPRRLMNDKRKTIGLRVPSNPIALALLEALNEPMMSTSLMLPGNDFTESDPEAIQDSIGKLVDLIIHGGYLGQHPTTVIDLTENTPEVVREGVGDVQPFL; encoded by the coding sequence ATGAGTCAATTTTTCTATATTCATCCGGAAAACCCGCAGCCAAGACTGATTAAGCAGGCCGTTGAGTTACTGAATAAAGGCAGCGTGATTGTCTACCCGACGGATTCGGGGTATGCGCTGGGATGTAAGCTGGAAGATAAAAGTGCGATGGAACGGATTTGTAAGATCAGGAAGCTGGATGGTAACCACAACTTCACGCTGGTTTGCCGCGACCTGTCTGAGTTATCGACCTATGCGCATGTGGACAACACCGCTTTCAGGCTGATCAAAAACAATACGCCAGGCAACTACACCTTCATTCTGAAGGCGACCAAAGAGGTGCCACGCCGTTTAATGAACGACAAGCGTAAGACGATTGGACTGCGTGTACCGTCGAATCCGATTGCGCTGGCGCTGCTGGAAGCACTGAATGAGCCGATGATGTCGACGTCGTTGATGTTACCCGGTAATGACTTTACCGAGTCGGATCCGGAAGCCATTCAGGACAGCATTGGTAAGCTGGTGGATTTGATTATTCACGGCGGCTATCTTGGGCAGCATCCCACCACGGTGATCGACCTTACCGAAAATACGCCAGAAGTTGTGCGTGAGGGTGTCGGCGACGTCCAGCCGTTCTTATAA
- the cobO gene encoding cob(I)yrinic acid a,c-diamide adenosyltransferase, with the protein MTEDRHQQRQQKLKEKVDARIASATEVRGILMVFTGNGKGKTTAAFGTATRAVGHQKRAGVIQFIKGEWPNGERNLLEPHGVEFQVMATGFTWDTQNRETDTAACLQVWQHGKRMLQDETLDLVVLDELTYMVSFDYLPLEEVLTALTNRPAHQSVIITGRGCHRDILDLADTITEMRPTRHAFDAGIQAQQGIDW; encoded by the coding sequence ATGACAGAAGATCGGCACCAGCAGCGCCAGCAAAAGTTGAAAGAGAAAGTCGATGCGCGTATCGCCTCAGCGACGGAAGTGCGCGGCATTTTGATGGTCTTTACCGGAAACGGCAAAGGCAAAACGACTGCAGCATTTGGCACCGCCACACGTGCGGTTGGCCACCAGAAGCGCGCGGGTGTGATCCAGTTCATTAAAGGCGAATGGCCTAACGGCGAGCGGAATCTGCTGGAGCCGCATGGCGTCGAGTTTCAGGTGATGGCCACTGGCTTTACCTGGGACACCCAGAACCGCGAAACCGATACAGCAGCCTGTTTGCAGGTCTGGCAGCACGGCAAGCGCATGCTGCAAGATGAGACGTTGGATTTGGTGGTGCTGGATGAGCTGACCTATATGGTCAGTTTTGATTACCTGCCGCTGGAAGAGGTCCTCACCGCGCTGACTAATCGCCCTGCCCATCAAAGCGTGATTATCACTGGCAGAGGTTGTCACCGTGACATTCTGGATCTTGCAGATACCATTACCGAGATGCGACCGACGAGGCATGCTTTTGATGCCGGCATTCAGGCTCAGCAAGGCATTGACTGGTAG
- the rluB gene encoding 23S rRNA pseudouridine(2605) synthase RluB has product MSEKLQKVLARAGHGSRREIETMISAGRVSVDGKLATLGDRVDSSPSIKIRVDGHLVSVAESTAEVCRVLAYYKPEGELCTRNDPEGRPTVFDRLPKLRGARWIAVGRLDVNTCGLLLFTTDGELANRLMHPSREVEREYAVRVFGAIDDDKIRQLSRGVQLEDGPASFKTLKFTGGEGINQWYTVTLTEGRNREVRRLWESVGVQVSRLIRTRYGDIQLPKGLPRGGWTELELAPTNYLRELVDLPPEITSKVAVEKDRRRTKANQIRRAVKRHSQVAPGSRRPSGKASGKAAAAKPAGKSSARTSGKPSAKRG; this is encoded by the coding sequence ATGAGCGAAAAATTACAGAAAGTATTAGCACGCGCCGGACACGGTTCCCGCCGCGAAATTGAAACCATGATTTCTGCCGGACGCGTCAGCGTGGACGGCAAACTCGCCACGCTGGGTGACCGCGTGGACTCCAGCCCTTCTATTAAGATCCGCGTTGATGGCCATCTGGTCTCCGTAGCAGAATCCACCGCAGAAGTTTGTCGTGTACTGGCGTACTACAAGCCAGAAGGCGAGCTTTGCACGCGTAACGATCCTGAAGGGCGTCCTACCGTATTTGACCGTTTACCCAAACTGCGCGGCGCGCGCTGGATTGCCGTTGGCCGTCTGGATGTGAACACCTGCGGTCTGCTGCTGTTTACCACTGATGGTGAACTGGCCAACCGTCTGATGCACCCAAGCCGTGAAGTTGAAAGGGAATATGCCGTGCGCGTATTCGGCGCCATTGATGATGATAAAATCCGTCAGCTGAGCCGTGGCGTTCAGCTGGAAGATGGCCCGGCCTCTTTCAAAACCCTGAAATTCACCGGCGGTGAAGGCATCAACCAGTGGTACACCGTGACCCTGACCGAAGGCCGTAACCGCGAAGTGCGTCGTCTGTGGGAATCCGTCGGCGTGCAGGTTAGCCGTCTGATCCGTACCCGTTACGGCGACATCCAGTTACCGAAAGGCTTGCCACGTGGCGGCTGGACTGAGCTGGAGCTGGCTCCAACCAACTATCTGCGTGAACTGGTCGACTTGCCGCCAGAAATCACCAGTAAAGTTGCGGTAGAAAAAGATCGCCGTCGCACCAAAGCCAACCAGATCCGCCGTGCGGTTAAGCGCCACTCGCAGGTTGCGCCGGGTAGCCGTCGCCCTTCGGGCAAAGCATCCGGTAAAGCGGCTGCGGCTAAACCCGCAGGCAAATCTTCAGCGCGTACCTCAGGCAAACCGTCCGCTAAACGGGGTTAA
- a CDS encoding serine protease family protein yields the protein MTLPALAVLMLTGCSVGKYEYSSEAMKRVDMNFTGIPTILGIGALGTSIPITPEYSLTAAHVAKLSVEKVKAYHPYCDLAIIYHKNDLKSLPKFRNGEIGDPVKMYGYSFISAMPVESSGVNLALTGIRNEWNKRPCVAMVSNAGVVKGMSGGAVYNHDDTIGGVIVGFTKEIKRHKNSAVPLKDVSLYIPYEDFKDWLTKSTT from the coding sequence ATGACCCTTCCGGCATTAGCTGTGCTAATGCTGACCGGCTGCTCTGTCGGTAAATATGAGTACAGCAGTGAAGCCATGAAACGTGTCGATATGAACTTTACCGGGATCCCCACCATCCTGGGCATCGGCGCGCTTGGCACCAGCATCCCCATCACCCCTGAGTACAGTCTCACCGCGGCCCACGTGGCGAAGCTTTCTGTAGAAAAAGTAAAGGCCTACCATCCCTATTGCGACCTCGCGATTATTTATCATAAGAACGATCTTAAATCCTTACCCAAATTCCGTAATGGCGAAATTGGCGACCCGGTAAAGATGTACGGCTACAGCTTTATTAGCGCCATGCCGGTGGAATCGTCTGGGGTAAATCTGGCCCTGACTGGTATTCGTAATGAATGGAATAAACGCCCATGCGTGGCGATGGTTTCGAATGCGGGCGTGGTAAAAGGGATGTCAGGCGGTGCCGTTTATAATCACGATGACACCATTGGCGGTGTGATCGTTGGCTTCACCAAAGAGATAAAACGCCACAAGAATTCAGCAGTTCCTCTTAAGGATGTCTCGCTTTATATTCCGTATGAAGACTTTAAGGACTGGCTGACCAAGTCGACGACTTAA